The segment TTTGATCCCACAAAACCAATTTTTCTTCGCTCATAATTAGTTGACAAGAAGCTTTTGATCATCAATCTCGTGCAAGCTATCCAAAATTGCACCAGCTCGCTGGATTGCTTCCCGATTCAAGTTGGTGTAGCGCATGCTCATGCTGATTTGGGCATGGCCCAACAGATTCGCGACCATCGGCAAGGGAAGATCACCTGTGACCAGGCGTGTGGCGAAGGCGTGCCTCAGATCATGAAGCCGCAACCAGGGCAGGCCAGCTTCATTGCGTGCTTTTTCAAAGCTCATTCGTGGATCCCGAACTGGAAAGACAAATTCATCCAGATTTTGACTGGACTGCAGCCAGAGCTTTTCCAGCTCAGTTTGTAGGCGGGAAGGGATCGGAAGGGATCGTTCTTGTTCGGTTTTGGTCGTGTGTTTTTCGAGGGTCATCACCCGAGCTTGAAAGTCCACATTGCGCCAGCGCAGATGAAGCGCCTCACTTTTTCGGGCACCGGTGTCGAGCAGGAACATTAGAAAACAGCGCAGGTGCCGACGCTGTGGCGTGTCGCAGGCGGCAAACAACCGTAATTCTTCATCCCTGGTCAAGATTCGAGTTCGCTTGTTTTCCGATGCTTGGGAAATCAGTGTCTTGCTGCCTGATGTGAAAGGGTTCCGGGCAAG is part of the Acidobacteriota bacterium genome and harbors:
- a CDS encoding tyrosine-type recombinase/integrase, which encodes MRARTGCIRERNGKIYAVVTFTDPVTGKRHFRERKAKNRTEARLLIKELLRAIDLQGARAFQAEKVTFQELATWYRETYLIEPQYRDGNKVAGLRSFEDMRRRLKTLEDFFGKRRIKDITFGDIERYRAERLATPKQRGGGQRTVTGIHRELEILRRMFSVAVREGWLARNPFTSGSKTLISQASENKRTRILTRDEELRLFAACDTPQRRHLRCFLMFLLDTGARKSEALHLRWRNVDFQARVMTLEKHTTKTEQERSLPIPSRLQTELEKLWLQSSQNLDEFVFPVRDPRMSFEKARNEAGLPWLRLHDLRHAFATRLVTGDLPLPMVANLLGHAQISMSMRYTNLNREAIQRAGAILDSLHEIDDQKLLVN